From the Mycobacterium sp. 155 genome, the window TCGGACGTGGGTAGACATTCAGGGCGCGCTTGCGACGTGGGAGTCGGAGATCAAATCTGAACGCATCGTGGCAGCGGCGGCCCGGCGAGCCCGGTCCGGCCGGCCGGCCGGGGATCTCGGCTATGGGTGGCTCAAGGACGGCGTCGGGTCGTCGGCGACCTGGACCGAGCACCCGCGCGAGGCCGCGGTAGTCCGCGAGATCGTAGACCGGCTGCTCGCCGGTGAGTCACTGGTCGGGGTGACCGAATCCCTCAACCAGCGAGGGGAGCCGGCCCCGAAGTCGGCGCGCTGGGGTAAGACCTCGGTGAAGAAACTTGCGCTGCGTGACTCGAATATCGCGCAGCGGGTGCACCACCGCGGCCAGCCGGACGAGGAACGGTTCGGCGGCTGCTGGCCGCCCCTGGTGGACCGTGTCAAGCATGAGAAGGTCGTGGCGTTGTTGACGGCGCCGGAACGGCAGACCAACGGTGCCAAGCGGCCTGGATTGCGGAAGCACCTGCTGTCGTGGGGGATCGGCGAGTGCGGGGTGTGTGGTGGGAGGCTGCGCGCAGTCACGGTCCGGGGGAGCCGAGGCCGGCCGCTGGATCTGTACGTGTGCGATGCGAAGTCGGGCTGTGTCGGCCGGTCCGAACCAGCCGTCGACAATCTGGTGAAAGAGGTTGTCATACACCGGATGTCGAAGCCCGATGCGATGACGTGGCTGCTCGGCGATGACGACGAAGCCCGACATTGGTCTGAGCGTGCCGCCGAGCTCGGCCGGCGCCTGGCTGAGGCGGCCGACACGTTCGCCGATGGTGGCATCACCGGCGAACAGTTGCGCCGCATCACGGCGCGGCTACAGCCCGAACTCGAAGACGCCGAGCGACGTCGCGCGCAGTCGATCGTTTCGCTCGACATCGACGCGATACGCCCGCTGTCCGGGCCCGCCGCACGCGAGAGCTGGGACGCGATGACAGTGGCCCAACGCCGCGCGGTGCTCGAAGCGTTGGGGGTGCGGGTCGTCATCAACCCCACTCGGCGCGGCCCTGGATTCAACCCTGAAGACATCGAAATACGTTGGAGGGCAACGTGACCAGGAACCGGCCGAAGCGTCGACCCGCTGCACGTCGACAACGACAACACCGCGAGGGCGAGATTGCTGTTGTGTGCGACGACCTGACCCACCCCGTGCCGCCCATCGCTACTTGCACACCTGGGGGTGACGGCCATTGGGACATCAGCGGCACGGGCGTGACGCCCACCGGACTCCTGGACGATCGAGTACCCGATATGCAGCTCACCACCCCCAGAAGGGCCGTGGGTGGCGAGTTCCGGTGGGTGTACACCCTAGAGTGTCGGCTGTGCCGAAAGCCAGTTCCGGCGCGGCAAGAGAAGTTGTTCGCAGCCCTGGGCGATATTGCCAAGCTCGGCGGCTCATACGAGCTGCTGTCCGATCTGGCTGCTAGGCTTGACCGCATCTCGCCATAGTGAGCGTGTCGCCGTAGCGTCATCGGCCCCGCTGCTGGGACGTGGGTCAATCCGCAGCACGAAGTAGGCCCCACCGGGCGTCAACCCTGTTTGACATGCCCGAAAGAGGCTCAACATGGCCGGCACGTCCGGATCTATCGCCCATCACCGCGCCAGAGTCGCAGC encodes:
- a CDS encoding recombinase family protein gives rise to the protein MNTSTGGGGARVALYARISQDTTGQAVGVADQLDNARTFAAARGYSVIAEESDNDISAFRGADRPGYQRVLGLARDRKIDRVIVYHLTRMTRNRRERAEFIDAFHACKVDVSEAQGGDYDLSTAAGRTWVDIQGALATWESEIKSERIVAAAARRARSGRPAGDLGYGWLKDGVGSSATWTEHPREAAVVREIVDRLLAGESLVGVTESLNQRGEPAPKSARWGKTSVKKLALRDSNIAQRVHHRGQPDEERFGGCWPPLVDRVKHEKVVALLTAPERQTNGAKRPGLRKHLLSWGIGECGVCGGRLRAVTVRGSRGRPLDLYVCDAKSGCVGRSEPAVDNLVKEVVIHRMSKPDAMTWLLGDDDEARHWSERAAELGRRLAEAADTFADGGITGEQLRRITARLQPELEDAERRRAQSIVSLDIDAIRPLSGPAARESWDAMTVAQRRAVLEALGVRVVINPTRRGPGFNPEDIEIRWRAT